Within Micromonospora narathiwatensis, the genomic segment CACGGTGGTGGCGGCACCGACCCGGACCGGGTCGACGTGGTGGTCGCCTTCTACCCGCTCCAGTTCCTCGCCGAGCAGATCGGCGGGGACGCGGTCCGGATCACCAACCTGGCCCGGCCGGGCGCCGAGCCGCACGACCTGGAGCTGCAACCGCGCCAGGTCGGCCAGATCGTCGACGCCGAGCTGATCGTCTACCTCGCCGGCTTCCAGCCGGCCGTGGACGAGGCGGTGGCGCAGAACGGCGGCGACCGGGCGTTCGACGTCGCCACCGTGCAGCCGCTGCTGGACGCCGGTGCCGGCGGACACCAGCACGAGGGCGAGGCCGGACACGACGGCGAGACGGGCGGCCGGGATCCGCACGTCTGGCTCGACCCGACCCGGCTGGCCACCATCGGCGACCGGCTCGCCGAGCGGCTCGGCACGGCCGACCCGGAGCGGGCCGCCGAGTTCACCGCCCGGGCGGCGGCGCTCCGCACCGACCTCACGAAGCTGGACGCCGACTACGTTCAGGGCCTGCGGACCTGCCAGCGCCGGGAGATCGTGACCAGCCACACCGCGTTCGGCTACCTGGCCGAGCGCTACCAGCTCGAACAGGTCGGCATCACCGGCCTCAGCCCCGACGGGGAGCCCTCCCCGCAGCGTCTCGCCGAGGTGGCGCGGGAGGCCCGCAGCCACCAGGCCACCACCATCTTCTTCGAGACGCTGGTCAGCCCGAAGGTCGCCGAGACGGTGGCCCGCGAGGTCGGGGCGAAGACCGCCGTACTCGACCCGATCGAGGGCGCGCCGGCCGACGGCGACTACCGGTCGGCGATGCGTACCAACCTCCAGACCCTGCGAACCGCCCTGGGATGCTCATGACCACTCCTGTGATCCAGGTCGCGCACGCCGCCGTCGGCTACGACGGGCCACCGGTGCTCCGGGACGTCTCGCTGAGCGTCGCGGCCGGCGAGGTGGTCGCGGTGCTCGGCGCCAACGGCTCCGGCAAGTCGACCCTGATCCGGGCCGTGCTCGGCCTGGTGCCGGTCGGCGCCGGGTCGGTCGCCCTCTTCGGCACCCCGCAGCGCCGCTTCCGGCACTGGCACCGCATCGGGTACGTCCCGCAGCGGCTGGGCGCCGGCGGCGGCGTACCGGCCACGGTGCGGGAGGTGGTGGCGTCCGGGCGGCTGGCCCGCCGGGGCGTACTGCGCCCGGCGGGACGGGCCGACCGGGAGGCGGTCGCCGCCGCGCTGCGGGCGGTCGGGCTCGCCGACCGGGCCGGTGACCCGGTCGCCACCCTCTCCGGTGGCCAGCAGCAGCGCACCCTGATCGCCCGGGCCCTGGCCGGCCAGCCGGAGCTGCTGGTGCTCGACGAGCCGACCGCCGGGGTGGACGCGGCCAGCCAGGAGGCGTTCGCGGGGGCGCTGCGCGGCTTCGTCGACGGCGGCGGGACGGTGCTGCTGGTCGCCCACGAACTGGGGCCGCTGCGCCCGCTGATCAGCCGGGCGGTTGTCGTCCACCAGGGCGGCATCGTGCACGACGGCGCGGTGCCGGAGCCCGCCGGCCACCACGCGGACCCCGACCACGAGCACGTGCACCCGCACTGCGACGAGGAGCCCGCCGGGCTGTGGAGCATCTGACATGGACCTCTTCCAGTACGACTTCATGCTGCGTGCCCTGGTCGGGGCGCTGGTAATCGGCCTGGCCGCCCCGGCGCTCGGCATCTACCTGGTGCAGCGCCGGCTGGCGCTGATCGGCGACGGGATCGGCCACGTGGCGCTCACCGGCGTCGGCGCCGGGTTGCTGTTCAACCGGTCCCCGGTGCTGGTGGCGGTGATCGCGGCGACGCTGGGCGCGATCGTGATCGAGCTGATCCGCTCGCGCGGGCGTACCTCCGGGGACCTGGCCCTGGCGCTGCTCTTCTACGGCGGCATCGCCGGCGGCGTGCTGCTGGTCGGGCTCTCCGACGCCAGCAGCGCCGCGCTCAACTCGTACCTGTTCGGGTCGCTGATCACCACCTCCCCGGCGGACCTGGTCACCATCCTGGTGCTCGGCGTGGTGGTCCTGGTGGCCATGCTGGCGCTGCGCCCGGCGCTCTTCGCGGTCTGCCACGACGAGGAGTACGCCCGGGTGTCCGGGCTGCCGGTCCGGGCGCTCAACCTGCTCATCGCGGTCGGCACCGCGTGGACGGTGACGATCGCCATGCGCGCGGTCGGGGTGCTGCTGATCAGCGCCCTGATGGTGGTGCCGGTGGCCGCCGCCCAGCAGGTCACCCGGGGTTTCCGGAGCACCATGACGGCGGCGATGGCGCTGGGGCTCTTCGCCGCCGGCGCGGGGATCTGGGTGGCCGCCACCGCCGACACCGCCCCGGGCGCCTCGGTGGTGCT encodes:
- a CDS encoding metal ABC transporter substrate-binding protein, with product MKARSTSRALAAATAALLTLGGVAACSDHGGGGTDPDRVDVVVAFYPLQFLAEQIGGDAVRITNLARPGAEPHDLELQPRQVGQIVDAELIVYLAGFQPAVDEAVAQNGGDRAFDVATVQPLLDAGAGGHQHEGEAGHDGETGGRDPHVWLDPTRLATIGDRLAERLGTADPERAAEFTARAAALRTDLTKLDADYVQGLRTCQRREIVTSHTAFGYLAERYQLEQVGITGLSPDGEPSPQRLAEVAREARSHQATTIFFETLVSPKVAETVAREVGAKTAVLDPIEGAPADGDYRSAMRTNLQTLRTALGCS
- a CDS encoding metal ABC transporter ATP-binding protein yields the protein MTTPVIQVAHAAVGYDGPPVLRDVSLSVAAGEVVAVLGANGSGKSTLIRAVLGLVPVGAGSVALFGTPQRRFRHWHRIGYVPQRLGAGGGVPATVREVVASGRLARRGVLRPAGRADREAVAAALRAVGLADRAGDPVATLSGGQQQRTLIARALAGQPELLVLDEPTAGVDAASQEAFAGALRGFVDGGGTVLLVAHELGPLRPLISRAVVVHQGGIVHDGAVPEPAGHHADPDHEHVHPHCDEEPAGLWSI
- a CDS encoding metal ABC transporter permease → MDLFQYDFMLRALVGALVIGLAAPALGIYLVQRRLALIGDGIGHVALTGVGAGLLFNRSPVLVAVIAATLGAIVIELIRSRGRTSGDLALALLFYGGIAGGVLLVGLSDASSAALNSYLFGSLITTSPADLVTILVLGVVVLVAMLALRPALFAVCHDEEYARVSGLPVRALNLLIAVGTAWTVTIAMRAVGVLLISALMVVPVAAAQQVTRGFRSTMTAAMALGLFAAGAGIWVAATADTAPGASVVLVAIGSFLALALATAARRALRRRSRPVVPPIAEPHEPEVVLR